In Candidatus Vicinibacter proximus, the following are encoded in one genomic region:
- a CDS encoding dipeptidase: MHINYIEQNKQRFLDELLELLKIPSVSADSNHNADTARCAEAVKLSLLAAGCDRAEICPTGGHPIVFGEKIIDPKLPTVLTYGHYDVQPPDPLELWTSGPFEPVVKDGKIYARGACDDKGQVFMHVKALEAMVKTNTLPCNVKFIIEGEEEVGSSNLGAFLEANKEKLKADIVLVSDTSMISMENPSIETGLRGLAYMEVEVVGPNRDLHSGVYGGAVANPITILAKMIASMHDENNHITIPGFYDQVMEMTPAEREELNKAPFSLEDYKSDLKVAEVWGEKGYTTLERTGIRPTLELNGIWGGYIGEGAKTVLPSKANAKISMRLVPNQKSHDIAQLFTKYFESIAPPYVKVKVTEHHGGEPVVTPTDSEAYRAAALAIEQSFGKKPIPTRGGGSIPIIALFEKVLGLKTVLMGFGLDSDNIHSPNEHYGLANFYKGIETIPMFFKNYAAFKQS; this comes from the coding sequence ATGCATATTAATTATATCGAACAAAACAAACAAAGGTTTTTGGATGAGTTACTTGAATTGTTGAAGATTCCTTCTGTAAGTGCAGATTCAAACCATAATGCAGATACTGCCCGTTGTGCGGAGGCTGTGAAGCTGTCTTTATTAGCAGCAGGATGCGATAGAGCAGAAATTTGTCCTACCGGGGGTCACCCAATTGTTTTTGGCGAAAAAATTATTGATCCCAAACTTCCAACTGTCTTAACCTATGGGCATTATGATGTTCAGCCGCCTGATCCTCTTGAATTGTGGACCAGTGGACCTTTTGAGCCGGTGGTAAAGGATGGTAAAATTTATGCAAGGGGGGCGTGCGATGATAAAGGACAGGTTTTTATGCACGTAAAAGCCTTAGAGGCCATGGTTAAAACCAACACACTTCCATGTAATGTAAAATTTATTATCGAAGGAGAGGAGGAAGTAGGTTCTTCCAATTTGGGAGCCTTTCTCGAAGCAAATAAAGAAAAACTTAAGGCAGATATAGTTCTGGTGAGTGATACTTCTATGATCAGTATGGAGAATCCGTCCATTGAAACTGGTCTGAGAGGACTTGCCTACATGGAAGTTGAAGTGGTAGGACCCAACAGGGATTTGCATTCTGGAGTGTATGGTGGTGCGGTGGCAAATCCAATAACCATACTGGCCAAGATGATTGCCTCCATGCATGACGAAAACAACCATATTACCATTCCGGGATTTTATGATCAGGTGATGGAAATGACGCCGGCTGAAAGGGAAGAGTTGAATAAAGCTCCTTTTAGTCTGGAAGATTATAAATCGGATCTTAAAGTTGCTGAAGTGTGGGGCGAAAAAGGCTATACCACACTAGAACGTACTGGCATCCGTCCTACCTTGGAGTTGAATGGAATATGGGGTGGTTATATTGGAGAGGGTGCTAAAACTGTTTTGCCTTCCAAGGCCAACGCAAAAATATCCATGCGTCTGGTGCCTAATCAAAAGTCACACGACATAGCTCAGCTTTTTACCAAATACTTTGAATCCATTGCACCTCCTTATGTAAAAGTAAAGGTGACAGAACACCATGGTGGAGAGCCGGTGGTAACCCCAACTGACAGTGAGGCCTACCGTGCTGCTGCTTTGGCAATCGAGCAAAGTTTTGGAAAGAAGCCAATACCTACAAGAGGTGGTGGAAGTATCCCGATTATTGCTTTGTTCGAAAAAGTTTTAGGCTTGAAAACAGTACTGATGGGATTTGGACTGGATTCAGACAATATCCATTCGCCAAATGAGCACTATGGTCTTGCGAACTTTTACAAGGGCATCGAAACCATCCCTATGTTTTTCAAAAATTATGCAGCTTTTAAACAATCATAA
- a CDS encoding FKBP-type peptidyl-prolyl cis-trans isomerase, with the protein MDSLSYSIGLLFGNSLKQQGIEKISAPDVVEALEEFMSGAKTKISMQEASEIYSQALSKMAEKANSGVKEEGEKFLAENGKRKGVTTTASGLQYEVIKMGEGPKPKATDKVNTHYHGTLINGKVFDSSVLRNEPISFPLNQVIKGWTEGLQLMPVGSKFKFFIPYSLAYGEKGAGADIKPFAALIFEVELLGIEQ; encoded by the coding sequence ATGGATTCTTTGAGTTACAGCATTGGTTTGTTATTTGGTAACAGTTTGAAACAACAAGGCATTGAAAAAATTTCTGCACCGGATGTGGTAGAAGCACTGGAGGAATTTATGTCCGGAGCTAAGACTAAAATCAGCATGCAGGAAGCTTCAGAAATTTACAGTCAGGCATTGTCAAAAATGGCAGAAAAAGCCAACAGCGGGGTCAAAGAGGAAGGTGAGAAATTTCTGGCAGAAAATGGTAAAAGAAAAGGTGTAACCACAACCGCAAGTGGCCTTCAATATGAGGTGATCAAAATGGGAGAAGGTCCCAAGCCAAAAGCTACCGATAAAGTGAATACACATTATCACGGAACACTTATTAATGGAAAAGTATTTGACAGTTCGGTATTGCGCAATGAGCCCATTTCTTTCCCATTAAACCAGGTGATCAAAGGATGGACTGAAGGTCTGCAGTTGATGCCTGTGGGATCTAAATTCAAGTTTTTCATTCCCTATTCACTGGCCTACGGAGAAAAGGGTGCAGGTGCGGACATTAAGCCTTTTGCTGCTTTGATATTTGAAGTAGAATTATTGGGGATAGAACAATAA
- the trmD gene encoding tRNA (guanosine(37)-N1)-methyltransferase TrmD produces MRIDIITVLPELLRSPFEHSILKRAADKGLLEVHLNDLRTFGKGAYKQVDDYAFGGGAGMVMMIEPLVDCIESLKSQRNYDEVIYLTPDGHTLNQKIANTLSLKQNLLLICGHYKGIDQRVRDHWVTMEISIGDYVLSGGELAAAVLVDTLGRLIPGVLNDETSALTDSFQDDLLAPPVYTRPADFNGLTVPEVLLSGHEAKIEEWRYEQSLERTRTRRPDLLKDSDF; encoded by the coding sequence ATGAGAATTGACATCATTACAGTTCTGCCTGAATTGCTCAGGAGTCCGTTTGAACATTCTATTTTGAAGCGGGCTGCAGATAAAGGTTTGCTTGAAGTGCATCTTAATGATCTGCGCACATTTGGCAAGGGTGCTTACAAGCAAGTGGATGATTATGCTTTCGGTGGCGGTGCGGGAATGGTCATGATGATCGAGCCTCTTGTAGATTGCATTGAATCCTTGAAGTCCCAACGCAATTATGATGAAGTCATATACCTGACTCCTGATGGCCACACATTGAATCAAAAAATCGCCAACACACTCAGCCTTAAACAAAATTTGCTGCTCATCTGTGGGCATTACAAGGGAATTGATCAGCGCGTAAGGGACCATTGGGTGACCATGGAAATATCCATTGGGGATTATGTCCTGAGTGGTGGTGAATTGGCTGCAGCTGTTCTTGTGGATACACTCGGAAGATTAATTCCCGGGGTGTTGAATGATGAAACTTCTGCATTGACCGATTCATTTCAGGATGATTTACTCGCACCGCCAGTTTACACCAGGCCTGCAGATTTCAATGGACTCACTGTTCCGGAAGTTTTGCTAAGTGGACATGAAGCTAAAATTGAGGAGTGGCGATATGAACAATCCCTGGAAAGAACACGTACCAGACGACCCGATCTCCTGAAAGATAGTGATTTTTAA
- a CDS encoding glycosyltransferase family 2 protein, with protein MNSYISHKILNPVLLKDKLDPALDIIVVIPAFYEDNLFLALDSLVHANTLGINVEILPVLNYPENKGAQYLDFHEQQRAQLLLYSEKNNRPGFTIHCLPIQVLPAKHAGVGLARKIGMDEAVRRFHQIRKPKGIILNFDADCICHENYFQSIFNYYQMPAAKPAVSIGFAHPLLNIPEKQRQAIIDYELHLRYYINAQKYFNYPFAMQTLGSCFGVTAESYCAQGGMNKRQAGEDFYFLHKFSVLDQLGEINEALVYPSARKSDRVPFGTGKAIGQYLDQNFQLSYSLEAIHLFMNFFHQLHEFYTLDSMAAVDKLKEISPILAESLLDQGFLQELDLIQKNTSGEKAFVKRFNRWANPFRLMKFLHEVRDKGFPDKEVGIGAAKLMRKIKPEGLLEDKLSLLEGYRKLDGIF; from the coding sequence TTGAATTCCTATATATCTCATAAAATTTTAAATCCTGTTTTGTTAAAGGACAAGCTAGACCCGGCGCTGGATATCATAGTGGTAATTCCTGCCTTCTATGAGGATAATTTATTTCTTGCGCTGGACTCTTTAGTCCATGCAAATACTTTAGGAATTAATGTAGAAATATTACCGGTATTAAACTATCCGGAAAATAAAGGAGCACAATATCTAGATTTTCATGAACAGCAGAGAGCACAACTTCTTCTCTATTCAGAAAAAAATAACCGGCCAGGATTCACAATCCATTGCCTGCCGATACAAGTGCTTCCTGCTAAACATGCAGGTGTGGGCCTGGCCAGAAAAATAGGAATGGATGAAGCAGTTCGGCGATTTCACCAAATTAGAAAACCCAAAGGAATCATTCTAAATTTTGATGCAGATTGTATCTGTCATGAAAATTATTTCCAAAGCATTTTTAATTATTATCAAATGCCCGCTGCAAAACCGGCAGTGAGCATTGGATTTGCACACCCACTGCTCAATATTCCTGAAAAGCAACGTCAGGCCATCATTGATTACGAACTACATCTCCGCTATTACATCAACGCCCAGAAATATTTTAATTATCCATTTGCCATGCAAACTTTGGGTTCCTGTTTTGGCGTAACCGCTGAGTCCTATTGCGCACAAGGTGGTATGAATAAAAGACAGGCGGGTGAAGATTTCTACTTTCTTCATAAATTTTCTGTGTTGGATCAACTGGGTGAAATAAATGAAGCCTTGGTATATCCATCCGCTCGAAAATCTGATCGAGTACCATTTGGTACCGGTAAGGCAATAGGGCAATATCTCGACCAAAATTTCCAGTTGAGCTATTCCCTGGAAGCCATTCATTTGTTTATGAATTTTTTTCATCAGCTACATGAATTCTATACTTTAGACTCCATGGCGGCAGTGGACAAATTGAAGGAGATTTCGCCCATACTTGCAGAATCTCTTTTGGATCAGGGATTTTTGCAAGAGCTCGATTTGATTCAAAAAAATACCTCCGGAGAAAAAGCTTTTGTCAAAAGATTCAACAGATGGGCCAATCCTTTTAGACTGATGAAATTCCTTCACGAGGTCAGAGACAAAGGTTTTCCCGACAAAGAAGTTGGTATAGGCGCAGCAAAACTAATGCGTAAAATCAAGCCGGAAGGATTGCTCGAAGATAAATTATCCCTCTTGGAAGGATACCGCAAATTGGACGGAATCTTTTAA
- a CDS encoding T9SS type A sorting domain-containing protein — translation MKKLLSFFWLITLASLNIHALLNAQIKDLDGNLYEVVKIGNQQWLKQNLKSTHFPDGNPIAKSQYVAYNHDSALVKKHGYLYTRSATLYNGFGSKIQGLCPDGWRIPNFNDWFDLAVYLKADTSLFSQYEIIHNIGRNIIDTCWITTFPPPNNDSGLSILPSGVYDSKTKLFTNIDWGTVYFWLTPEPRNGALEIEVTFIKFLKWSDNLDSKFFPIRCINATSTNTSSASSEFPVLNILPNPASTYVEIDTKINLDKVYLINSLGQEFPIHTTGNNRFSIIDMLSGYYWVKIYSEGKIYFAPFVKL, via the coding sequence ATGAAAAAATTATTATCTTTTTTCTGGCTAATCACTCTTGCAAGTTTGAATATTCATGCATTGCTTAATGCCCAAATCAAAGACTTGGATGGCAATCTTTATGAGGTAGTCAAAATAGGTAACCAACAATGGTTAAAACAAAATTTAAAATCCACCCACTTTCCGGATGGAAACCCGATTGCAAAAAGTCAATATGTGGCATACAACCACGACTCAGCTCTTGTTAAAAAACATGGTTACCTTTACACCAGGTCCGCGACTTTATACAACGGATTTGGATCCAAAATTCAGGGATTATGTCCGGATGGTTGGAGAATTCCCAATTTCAACGATTGGTTTGATCTTGCAGTTTATTTAAAAGCAGATACGAGTTTATTTTCCCAATACGAAATTATTCACAATATAGGACGTAATATAATAGATACATGTTGGATAACTACATTCCCTCCACCAAATAATGATTCCGGATTGTCCATTCTACCTTCTGGAGTTTATGATTCTAAAACAAAACTTTTTACTAATATTGATTGGGGAACAGTCTATTTTTGGTTAACTCCAGAGCCGAGGAATGGTGCATTAGAAATCGAAGTAACTTTTATAAAATTCCTTAAATGGTCCGATAATCTTGATTCCAAATTTTTTCCCATCCGTTGTATAAACGCAACCAGTACCAATACTTCATCTGCTTCCAGTGAATTTCCAGTTCTTAATATTTTACCCAATCCAGCATCAACGTATGTGGAGATAGACACAAAAATTAATCTAGACAAGGTATATTTAATCAATTCTTTAGGACAGGAATTTCCTATTCATACGACAGGAAATAACCGATTCTCCATTATCGACATGCTTTCCGGATACTATTGGGTTAAAATTTACTCCGAAGGTAAAATTTATTTTGCCCCATTTGTAAAATTGTAG
- a CDS encoding glycoside hydrolase family 16 protein, whose amino-acid sequence MKVIYILLLDILCLLPACIRAQHFQTNDATWLTQKFDDFNSLNEVTEWTNGYDWGDINNGLECNKDSNVTCQSGWLTLKAEKLVNPITCNTNLYYYRSGAVHSKFSYKYGYWEINAKMPIGYGFWPAFWVFGANASQCWWNEIDINEPSGEISESGLHTGFNYVWVDPSISCDSGLSAGITKTYVGLISDPHKYAVLWEPNRLTWFYDNKQIKTIHDPVFTPNHSIKTLINFAIDPWFTPKPATVFPAEFKADYLRISQLDLDCNTASTICTYNGLSSNKLRKSYTMGGSGCNTIIDIGVENPFWATDFILLQENTTVNRVTGGGGYALFYTTACPN is encoded by the coding sequence ATGAAAGTCATCTACATCTTATTACTTGATATCTTATGTCTGTTGCCTGCATGCATTCGCGCCCAACACTTTCAAACAAATGATGCTACATGGCTCACTCAGAAATTTGACGACTTTAATTCCTTAAACGAGGTAACTGAATGGACGAATGGATATGACTGGGGTGATATTAACAATGGGCTGGAATGCAACAAAGATTCTAATGTAACTTGCCAAAGTGGCTGGCTAACTTTAAAGGCTGAAAAACTTGTAAATCCTATTACTTGTAATACTAATCTGTACTACTATCGAAGTGGAGCCGTTCATTCAAAATTTTCCTATAAATATGGTTATTGGGAGATTAATGCCAAGATGCCAATCGGCTATGGTTTTTGGCCAGCCTTTTGGGTTTTTGGTGCAAATGCATCTCAGTGCTGGTGGAATGAAATTGACATTAATGAACCAAGTGGAGAAATTAGTGAATCCGGCTTGCATACCGGATTCAATTATGTGTGGGTTGACCCATCGATAAGTTGTGATTCTGGTCTTAGTGCCGGCATCACTAAAACCTACGTGGGCTTAATCAGTGATCCTCATAAATATGCTGTTCTTTGGGAACCAAACCGGTTGACTTGGTTCTATGACAATAAACAAATTAAAACAATTCACGATCCTGTTTTTACCCCAAATCATTCCATAAAAACTTTAATAAATTTTGCGATCGATCCTTGGTTTACCCCAAAGCCTGCAACAGTTTTTCCGGCTGAGTTTAAAGCTGATTACCTAAGAATATCGCAATTGGACTTAGATTGCAATACCGCATCAACAATCTGCACTTACAATGGCCTTAGTTCAAATAAATTGAGAAAAAGTTATACCATGGGTGGATCCGGATGCAATACAATAATTGACATTGGCGTAGAAAATCCATTTTGGGCCACGGATTTTATATTACTTCAGGAAAACACCACGGTTAATCGAGTAACCGGAGGTGGAGGTTATGCCCTTTTTTATACTACAGCTTGTCCTAATTGA
- a CDS encoding tail fiber domain-containing protein, with translation MKTTFNFQLSTFKKLISRKVNHGKFALLVFTLLSFHSLIAQVKVFSGGNTTVGTLSEIDNIFRLQVESGSSPTIGRGSLYLKSVSHINDYQYCQINNVNRALSKGLEIQLNGVSKYYIRGDGVTVFLSDKNLKTNITDLPPSLEKILQLKPYSYQFIDELTTSNKLRFGFLAQEMEEILPALVDKENEKSLGINYIELIPFMVKSIHELNNKIIQLEAQLDQCCNNLQDRPKK, from the coding sequence ATGAAAACAACTTTCAACTTTCAACTTTCAACTTTCAAGAAATTAATTTCTAGAAAAGTTAACCATGGCAAATTTGCATTATTAGTTTTCACCTTGTTGTCTTTTCATTCATTAATCGCTCAGGTAAAAGTTTTCTCCGGTGGTAACACAACTGTTGGAACGCTTTCTGAAATAGACAATATTTTCAGACTGCAGGTTGAGTCAGGATCGTCGCCCACTATCGGACGGGGATCACTTTACCTAAAAAGTGTATCCCACATCAATGATTATCAATATTGCCAAATTAATAATGTAAATAGAGCACTAAGTAAAGGATTGGAAATCCAACTGAATGGGGTTTCTAAATACTACATAAGAGGGGATGGAGTTACTGTGTTTTTGTCGGATAAGAATTTGAAGACCAATATTACAGACCTACCACCTTCCTTGGAAAAAATTCTTCAATTAAAGCCTTATTCATACCAGTTTATTGATGAGTTGACAACTTCAAATAAATTAAGATTCGGATTCCTTGCACAAGAAATGGAAGAAATTTTACCTGCTTTGGTTGACAAAGAAAATGAAAAATCCCTTGGAATTAATTATATTGAACTAATTCCATTTATGGTAAAAAGCATACATGAGTTGAATAACAAAATCATCCAACTTGAGGCTCAACTGGACCAATGTTGTAATAATTTGCAAGATCGACCTAAAAAATAA
- a CDS encoding WbqC family protein, giving the protein MHVHSVLIPISVFTPIVLLAECLDQNVLIETCEHYQKRSFRNRFFLPSGNVLQMLSIPLRKGKNESLPIRLVEIANELPWREQHIKTLQSIYGRSPYFIFYKDELFELIQNGPNSLYDFDLKSLKWLLNMLKLDTTLSETQSYEKETKEEILDLRSALKPSLFEGKYLPSYWGSDPVPAQSSALDLLFHMGPDSYSYLESIQGIDLLTKL; this is encoded by the coding sequence ATGCATGTTCATTCTGTACTGATTCCCATTAGTGTTTTTACACCAATCGTATTATTGGCAGAATGTCTTGATCAAAATGTCCTCATTGAAACTTGTGAGCATTATCAGAAGAGAAGTTTTAGGAATCGATTTTTTTTACCTTCCGGAAATGTACTCCAAATGCTGAGCATACCGCTTCGAAAAGGGAAGAATGAATCATTGCCTATTCGACTGGTAGAAATTGCAAATGAATTACCCTGGAGGGAACAGCACATCAAGACTTTGCAGAGTATTTACGGAAGGAGCCCTTATTTTATTTTTTATAAAGATGAGCTGTTCGAACTGATTCAAAACGGCCCAAATTCCCTATATGATTTTGATTTGAAAAGTCTGAAATGGTTGTTGAATATGCTTAAACTAGACACTACTTTGTCAGAGACCCAATCTTATGAAAAGGAAACAAAAGAAGAGATTTTGGATTTAAGATCTGCACTAAAACCATCTTTATTCGAAGGAAAATATTTACCTTCCTATTGGGGAAGCGATCCCGTACCTGCCCAAAGTTCCGCGTTGGATCTACTTTTCCATATGGGACCTGATTCTTATTCCTATCTTGAAAGTATACAAGGCATTGATTTATTAACCAAGCTTTAA
- a CDS encoding M1 family metallopeptidase, whose product MKYQLFILLLCLGCKEVQPAKIKDSTSRPDPHSFSRPDEARTVHLDLDIACDFELQQIIGVASYTISHQNAHRIIFDNLGLTISKVEIEDEQGRKQPIGFTSPDSDTLLGSSIEIIIKPDTRKVHLHYSTNKDAMALQWLDSNFTYSHKFPFLFTQSQSIYARSWIPCQDGPGIRFSYTAKVKVPKGMMAVMSAENSQIVDSSGIYSFKMDKPVPAYLMALAVGDFKFLPLGKRTGVYAEAEIIHKAAYEFEDLEKMVESAEKLYGPYPWGRYDVIVLPTGFPFGGMENPRLTFLTPTVIAGDRSLTSLLAHELAHSWSGNLVTNATWEDFWLNEGFTTYFESRIMESLYGKPYADMLSLLGYQDLQKTMHEMGDTSPFTRLKLNLKDIDPEEALSDIAYEKGKLLLRFLEERLGRDRWDPFLKSYFDAFQFKSNTSEGFLKFFDQAFPSIPKDLRDTIQKWVYEPGLISFKPGWDNSNFETVERKLTSFLKTNDPISLGSESWSTHEWLHFIRMLPLDKNETRIKNLDAAFKLSGSGNSEIAHAWLLFIIKSGMGAKYLNELERFLGSVGRRKFLTPLYEALVEKGLGQQSREIFQRSKKIYHPLTISTLEKVLYPKI is encoded by the coding sequence ATGAAGTATCAGTTATTTATTTTGCTTTTGTGTTTGGGCTGCAAAGAGGTACAACCGGCAAAAATCAAAGATTCCACCTCCAGACCGGATCCACATAGTTTTTCCCGACCGGATGAAGCCAGGACTGTTCATTTGGATTTGGACATAGCGTGTGATTTTGAGTTGCAGCAAATAATCGGGGTGGCCTCTTACACCATTTCACATCAAAATGCACACAGGATTATTTTTGATAATCTGGGGCTCACCATCAGCAAGGTGGAGATTGAAGATGAACAGGGCCGGAAGCAACCAATTGGATTTACAAGTCCGGATTCTGATACCCTGCTTGGAAGCTCCATTGAAATCATCATAAAACCCGACACCAGAAAAGTACATCTGCATTATTCTACCAACAAAGACGCGATGGCTCTTCAATGGCTTGATTCTAACTTTACTTATTCACACAAGTTTCCATTCCTGTTTACGCAAAGCCAATCCATTTATGCGCGTAGCTGGATTCCGTGTCAGGATGGACCGGGTATCAGATTCAGCTATACTGCAAAGGTGAAAGTTCCCAAAGGAATGATGGCCGTAATGAGTGCAGAAAATAGCCAAATTGTTGACAGCAGTGGAATCTATTCCTTTAAAATGGATAAACCGGTGCCAGCCTATTTGATGGCCCTGGCAGTGGGGGATTTTAAATTTTTACCCTTAGGTAAGCGTACCGGCGTGTATGCAGAAGCAGAAATTATCCATAAAGCAGCTTATGAATTTGAAGATTTGGAGAAAATGGTCGAATCTGCAGAAAAACTGTACGGTCCTTATCCCTGGGGCAGATATGATGTCATTGTTCTTCCGACAGGATTTCCTTTTGGGGGCATGGAGAATCCCAGACTTACATTTTTGACCCCTACAGTCATTGCAGGAGACCGATCGCTCACCTCTTTATTGGCACATGAGCTGGCACATTCCTGGTCAGGGAATCTGGTGACCAACGCTACCTGGGAAGATTTTTGGTTGAATGAGGGTTTTACCACTTATTTTGAAAGCCGCATCATGGAGTCTTTGTACGGTAAGCCGTATGCAGATATGTTGAGTCTGCTCGGTTACCAGGATTTGCAAAAAACCATGCATGAAATGGGGGATACCAGCCCTTTTACCCGACTCAAATTAAATTTGAAAGATATAGATCCTGAAGAGGCACTCAGCGATATAGCTTATGAAAAGGGTAAGTTACTCCTGCGCTTTTTGGAAGAGAGATTGGGGAGGGATCGCTGGGATCCGTTTTTGAAATCTTATTTTGACGCCTTCCAATTCAAATCCAACACTTCCGAAGGATTTTTGAAGTTTTTCGATCAGGCATTTCCGTCCATTCCTAAAGATTTAAGGGATACCATCCAAAAATGGGTCTATGAGCCCGGATTAATTTCTTTCAAACCAGGGTGGGACAACAGCAATTTTGAGACTGTGGAGAGAAAGCTCACCTCATTTTTGAAAACCAATGATCCAATCAGCCTGGGCAGCGAATCATGGTCCACCCATGAGTGGCTTCATTTTATCAGAATGTTACCCCTGGATAAGAATGAAACCCGTATAAAGAACCTTGATGCAGCTTTTAAGCTTTCCGGATCCGGTAATTCTGAAATCGCGCATGCCTGGTTGCTTTTTATTATTAAATCCGGGATGGGGGCAAAATATTTGAATGAGTTAGAGCGATTCTTAGGCTCAGTGGGTAGAAGAAAATTTCTCACGCCATTGTATGAAGCCCTTGTAGAAAAGGGATTGGGACAACAGTCCAGGGAAATTTTTCAACGATCCAAGAAAATTTACCATCCTCTGACCATCAGCACCCTTGAAAAAGTCCTCTATCCCAAAATTTAA